The Magnetospirillum sp. 15-1 genome window below encodes:
- a CDS encoding TnsA endonuclease N-terminal domain-containing protein: MPVRKIGLCYRSVSGRVPMGQGRPGVQVESTLERDFALLCRFDPSVAGIEEQPVRIEYDDADGRARSYVPDFLVTYRSGRPVPRLVEIKYSTDPMLTSGQLDGRFAAARTYARRQGWRFQVMSELEIRTPRLENATFLLPFRGRPVAAGLREALRSVLRKGGPKNVASLADEMAEALGLSRPEVLPGIWTLVAEFQVAADLDCPLTMNTFVTPAKEKRP; the protein is encoded by the coding sequence ATGCCCGTGCGCAAGATCGGCCTTTGCTATCGCAGTGTCAGTGGACGGGTGCCCATGGGACAGGGGCGGCCCGGCGTCCAGGTGGAATCAACCCTGGAGCGGGACTTCGCCTTGCTCTGCCGCTTCGATCCGTCCGTCGCCGGCATCGAGGAACAGCCGGTGCGGATTGAGTACGACGATGCCGATGGCCGTGCCCGCTCCTACGTGCCCGACTTCCTGGTGACTTATCGTAGCGGTCGGCCGGTACCGCGTCTGGTCGAGATCAAATACTCCACCGATCCCATGCTGACCTCCGGACAGTTGGACGGCCGGTTCGCCGCTGCCCGCACCTATGCCCGCCGCCAGGGCTGGCGCTTCCAGGTGATGAGCGAGTTGGAAATCCGCACGCCCCGGCTGGAGAACGCCACCTTCCTGCTGCCGTTCCGAGGCCGCCCCGTTGCGGCCGGTCTGCGTGAGGCTTTGCGCTCGGTCCTGCGGAAAGGTGGCCCGAAAAATGTCGCGTCGCTCGCCGACGAGATGGCCGAGGCGCTGGGCTTGAGCCGGCCGGAGGTGTTGCCCGGCATCTGGACCTTGGTGGCGGAGTTCCAGGTGGCGGCCGACCTGGACTGCCCCCTGACCATGAATACCTTCGTTACACCGGCAAAGGAGAAGCGGCCATGA